A single Thermodesulfobacteriota bacterium DNA region contains:
- a CDS encoding KH domain-containing protein yields the protein MKELIESIARALVDNPDQVKVEEISGDRTSVIELMVAKEDLGKVIGKQGKTAKAIRTILTAASTKLKKRAVLEIVE from the coding sequence ATGAAGGAGTTGATCGAGTCCATTGCAAGGGCGCTTGTAGATAATCCTGACCAGGTAAAGGTTGAAGAGATATCGGGCGACAGGACCTCGGTCATAGAGCTGATGGTCGCTAAAGAGGACCTTGGAAAGGTTATAGGGAAACAGGGCAAGACCGCAAAGGCTATAAGGACGATACTCACCGCCGCGTCGACCAAGCTCAAGAAGCGCGCGGTCCTTGAGATAGTTGAATAA
- a CDS encoding 16S rRNA processing protein RimM: MNKETAVPVGKVVGLHGVKGEIKILLFGSAEGLEWKTALIGETPYRIKSSRKHKGMLLATIEGIGRMEEAEPLVGSEVSVSRED, encoded by the coding sequence TTGAATAAAGAGACGGCTGTACCGGTCGGAAAGGTTGTCGGACTCCACGGCGTAAAAGGGGAGATAAAGATTCTTCTCTTCGGCTCCGCCGAAGGGCTCGAGTGGAAAACGGCCCTGATAGGCGAAACTCCCTACCGTATAAAAAGCTCGCGGAAACACAAGGGGATGCTCCTCGCTACGATCGAGGGCATAGGAAGAATGGAAGAGGCCGAGCCGCTTGTAGGCAGCGAGGTCTCGGTAAGCAGGGAGGAT